A window from Theobroma cacao cultivar B97-61/B2 chromosome 3, Criollo_cocoa_genome_V2, whole genome shotgun sequence encodes these proteins:
- the LOC18604360 gene encoding probable auxin efflux carrier component 1c produces the protein MITLTDFYHVMTAMVPLYVAMILAYGSVKWWKIFSPDQCSGINRFVALFAVPLLSFHFISSNDPYSMNFRFIAADTLQKIIVLVVLAVWTKVSKRGCLEWTITLFSLSTLPNTLVMGIPLLKGMYGEFSGSLMVQIVVLQCIIWYTLMLFMFEYRGAKMLISEQFPDTAGSIVSIHVDSDIMSLDGRQPLETEAEIKEDGKLHVTVRKSNASRSDIFSRRSQGLSSTTPRPSNLTNAEIYSLQSSRNPTPRGSSFNHTDFYSMMAGGRNSNFGAADVYGLSASRGPTPRPSNYEEDGAATGKPRFHYHAPGGAAHYPAPNPGMFSPTGSKGVGANANANAKKPNGQAQLKSEDGGRDLHMFVWSSSASPVSDVFAGHEYGASDQKEVRLAVSPGKVEGHRENHEAYMERDDFSFGNRGLDREMNNHEGDKVGDGKPKTMPPTSVMTRLILIMVWRKLIRNPNTYSSLIGLTWSLVSFRWNVQMPAIIAKSISILSDAGLGMAMFSLGLFMALQPRMIACGNSVAAFAMAVRFLTGPAVMAAASIAVGLRGVLLHVAIVQAALPQGIVPFVFAKEYNVHPDILSTAVIFGMLIALPITLVYYILLGV, from the exons ATGATCACGTTGACGGACTTCTATCATGTCATGACCGCAATGGTGCCACTTTACGTGGCCATGATTTTAGCTTATGGCTCGGTGAAATGGTGGAAGATCTTCTCTCCTGATCAGTGCTCAGGCATCAACCGCTTTGTCGCTCTCTTTGCCGTTCCCCTCCTCTCTTTCCACTTTATCTCCTCTAACGACCCCTATTCTATGAATTTTCGCTTCATAGCTGCTGATACACTCCAAAAAATCATAGTTCTCGTAGTACTAGCAGTTTGGACCAAGGTGAGCAAAAGGGGTTGCTTAGAATGGACCATCAccttattttctctctctacccttCCAAACACGTTGGTCATGGGCATCCCTTTACTTAAAGGAATGTACGGAGAGTTTTCAGGAAGCTTGATGGTGCAAATAGTCGTCCTCCAATGCATTATTTGGTACACTTTGATGCTTTTTATGTTTGAGTATAGAGGTGCCAAAATGCTCATCTCGGAGCAATTTCCAGACACTGCTGGCTCCATTGTTTCAATCCATGTCGATTCAGATATCATGTCGCTTGACGGTAGGCAACCTCTAGAAACTGAGGCTGAGATCAAAGAAGATGGTAAGCTCCATGTCACTGTGAGAAAATCTAATGCCTCAAGATCAGATATTTTCTCAAGAAGGTCCCAAGGTTTATCTTCAACAACACCACGGCCTTCAAATCTGACCAATGCTGAGATATACTCTTTGCAATCATCAAGAAACCCAACGCCAAGAGGCTCAAGCTTTAATCACACTGATTTCTACTCGATGATGGCTGGGGGACgcaattcaaattttggtgCTGCAGATGTTTACGGGTTGTCTGCCTCGCGTGGACCAACTCCGAGGCCATCCAACTATGAGGAGGATGGTGCAGCCACCGGTAAGCCAAGGTTCCATTACCACGCGCCAGGTGGTGCAGCCCATTATCCGGCTCCTAATCCGGGTATGTTCTCGCCGACTGGGTCTAAAGGTGTCGGTGCTAATGCTAATGCTAATGCAAAGAAGCCCAATGGTCAGGCTCAGCTAAAGTCTGAAGATGGTGGTAGGGATCTTCATATGTTTGTTTGGAGTTCGAGTGCTTCTCCTGTATCCGACGTCTTTGCTGGCCATGAATATGGAGCTAGTGACCAGAAAGAAGTTAGATTGGCTGTTTCCCCTGGGAAAG TGGAAGGACATAGAGAGAATCATGAGGCGTATATGGAGAGAGATGACTTCAGCTTTGGGAACAGAGGATTGGACAGAGAAATGAACAACCACGAAGGTGACAAAGTGGGGGATGGCAAGCCCAAAACTATGCCTCCAACAAGTGTCATGACAAGGCTTATTCTGATCATGGTTTGGAGAAAGCTTATCAGAAATCCCAACACTTATTCAAGCTTAATAGGACTCACTTGGTCTCTAGTCTCATTCAG GTGGAATGTACAAATGCCTGCCATCATAGCAAAGTCCATTTCCATTCTGTCAGATGCAGGCCTTGGCATGGCCATGTTCAGTCTTG GTCTGTTCATGGCTTTGCAACCAAGGATGATAGCATGTGGGAATTCCGTTGCAGCTTTTGCTATGGCTGTGAGATTCCTTACAGGTCCAGCTGTCATGGCAGCCGCTTCCATCGCTGTTGGCCTTAGGGGAGTTCTTTTACACGTTGCCATTGTACAG GCAGCTCTTCCACAAGGGATTGTCCCCTTTGTCTTCGCTAAGGAATACAACGTACACCCTGATATTCTCAGCACAGC TGTTATCTTTGGGATGCTCATTGCATTGCCCATAACGCTTGTCTACTACATTTTATTGGGGGTCTGA